In one Gemmatimonadota bacterium genomic region, the following are encoded:
- a CDS encoding VWA domain-containing protein, with protein sequence MRTRLTLALVPIMAVMMAGIWLTLPATAGAQGVLIPRCGNGGECIPLPCRTDVPCARPLPWNAAVTRSASRVTVTLGDGVLHYEVDEMFVNHGGRIGEADYVFPLPHDAAFSDLKLSIDGELVSGETMDAQHARSIYEEIVRRQRDPALVEWMGYGMLRTRIFPILAGESKRVVVRFDQVAEREGDALRIDYTMGGPLGRRPRVIVRNIRAVDADGADDSAGSTFTLRYAARSNYGAPYSPTHELTLASRDGMNIVTARGDAPALTLLVPAGRASGKPSITLLANGDGRDDGFALINVVPPAASTDVTPRDITFVLDVSGSMAGSKMEQARAAGRQLLSSLNSRDRFRLIDFSTDVRSFRDGFVQATPSNIRAALSYLASLSAEGSTNISGALSAALRRGDDGDRSDRLEIVLFLTDGQPTIGETRADAIAAEAGQLRGDARVFTFGLGGDVNASLLEQLALQGRGTAQFVRPSEDVERAVAVVSQRLANPVATDVRVSSDGVRLSRILPGSPIDVFAGQNIVILARYSGSGSATLHFDGDSPHGAVHWTQRVTFPRNERNNSFIGRLWATQRIGYLSAERRRVGANPERTTRSGRWARSSGFQPSSLRISFRNTHGHLRLE encoded by the coding sequence ATGCGTACCCGACTGACCCTGGCGCTCGTCCCGATCATGGCCGTGATGATGGCTGGCATCTGGCTCACGCTCCCCGCCACCGCTGGCGCACAGGGGGTGCTCATACCGCGTTGCGGGAATGGCGGCGAGTGCATTCCGCTTCCATGCCGGACCGACGTCCCATGCGCTCGGCCGCTTCCATGGAACGCCGCGGTGACGAGAAGCGCGTCGCGTGTGACGGTGACACTCGGCGATGGCGTGCTGCACTACGAAGTGGACGAGATGTTCGTGAATCACGGCGGACGCATCGGCGAGGCCGATTACGTATTTCCGCTGCCGCACGACGCTGCCTTCAGCGATCTCAAGCTCTCCATCGATGGCGAGCTCGTGAGCGGCGAGACGATGGATGCGCAGCACGCACGATCGATCTACGAGGAGATAGTGCGCCGTCAGCGCGATCCCGCCCTGGTTGAATGGATGGGCTACGGAATGCTTCGCACGCGAATATTCCCGATCCTGGCGGGTGAATCGAAGCGTGTGGTTGTGCGGTTCGATCAGGTCGCCGAGCGCGAGGGCGACGCGCTGCGCATCGATTACACGATGGGCGGACCCCTGGGCCGTCGCCCCCGAGTGATCGTGCGCAACATCAGGGCCGTCGACGCGGACGGTGCGGACGACAGTGCGGGATCGACGTTCACACTCAGGTACGCCGCCAGAAGCAATTATGGAGCGCCATACTCGCCCACGCACGAGCTGACACTCGCGTCGCGCGACGGGATGAACATCGTGACGGCGCGCGGCGACGCACCGGCGCTCACTCTGCTGGTCCCCGCAGGACGCGCAAGTGGAAAACCATCGATCACGCTTCTGGCGAATGGCGACGGACGCGACGACGGCTTCGCGCTGATCAACGTGGTTCCTCCGGCGGCATCGACGGACGTCACGCCGCGCGACATAACATTCGTTCTCGACGTGAGCGGATCAATGGCCGGCAGCAAGATGGAGCAGGCGCGTGCAGCTGGGCGGCAGTTGCTTTCGTCACTCAATTCGCGCGACCGATTCCGGCTCATCGACTTTTCGACGGATGTGCGAAGTTTCCGCGACGGCTTCGTCCAGGCGACTCCATCCAACATTCGAGCGGCGCTCTCGTATCTCGCGTCGCTCTCGGCGGAAGGTTCCACGAATATCTCCGGAGCATTGTCCGCAGCCCTGCGCCGCGGCGATGACGGCGATCGATCTGACAGGCTCGAGATCGTGCTCTTTCTCACCGATGGCCAGCCGACGATCGGCGAGACGCGCGCTGACGCGATCGCGGCGGAAGCAGGCCAGCTGCGCGGGGATGCGCGCGTGTTCACGTTCGGCCTCGGTGGCGACGTGAACGCTTCCTTGCTGGAGCAGCTCGCACTGCAGGGACGCGGCACCGCGCAGTTCGTGCGCCCGTCGGAAGACGTCGAGCGCGCGGTAGCGGTGGTATCGCAGCGGCTTGCGAATCCGGTCGCAACCGATGTGCGTGTTTCGTCGGATGGAGTACGTCTCAGCAGGATTCTTCCAGGCTCGCCGATCGATGTATTCGCGGGACAGAACATCGTGATTCTCGCGCGCTATTCCGGATCCGGCTCGGCGACCCTGCACTTCGATGGCGACTCGCCGCACGGGGCGGTGCACTGGACTCAGCGTGTGACCTTTCCGCGGAACGAGCGCAACAATTCGTTCATCGGCCGCCTGTGGGCGACCCAACGCATCGGATACCTGAGTGCGGAGCGTCGGCGAGTTGGTGCGAATCCCGAGCGGACAACGAGATCCGGTCGCTGGGCGAGAAGTTCGGGATTCCAACCGAGTTCACTTCGTATCTCGTTCAGGAACACGCACGGTCATCTCCGGTTGGAATGA
- the lepB gene encoding signal peptidase I: protein MSNEVQKGRAGKARPFAQQSPRHVIWENVKGFAIVIVVFLAFRAFIAEAYRIPSGSMIPTLLVGDWLFVNKMTYGAHIPFTDSRLPGYRTPTKGDVVVFVSPYQADNGDDPTPTLVKRLVGTGGDTLYMRHAVLYVNGVESHRPASAVDPSRQVPAQPDYPDPEHFGWQKRYALTSSRFGAAPAEPTHDNWGPIVVPANHFFMMGDNRYDSKDSRYWGFVPRENVRGRPMFVYYSYNADDSDRPLPFITDIRWSRLGHWIK, encoded by the coding sequence GTGTCGAACGAAGTACAGAAGGGGCGCGCCGGTAAAGCGCGCCCCTTCGCGCAGCAGTCACCACGCCATGTGATATGGGAGAACGTGAAGGGATTCGCGATAGTCATCGTGGTCTTTCTCGCGTTCCGCGCATTCATCGCAGAGGCTTATAGAATTCCTTCGGGCAGCATGATTCCAACGCTGCTCGTGGGTGATTGGTTGTTCGTCAACAAGATGACGTACGGCGCGCACATCCCCTTCACCGATAGCCGCCTGCCGGGTTATCGGACTCCCACAAAGGGAGACGTTGTGGTGTTCGTGTCGCCGTATCAGGCGGACAACGGCGACGATCCTACGCCGACGCTCGTCAAGCGTCTCGTGGGAACCGGCGGCGATACGCTCTACATGCGTCACGCGGTGCTTTACGTGAATGGCGTCGAGTCGCACCGGCCGGCGTCCGCAGTAGATCCGTCGCGCCAGGTACCAGCACAGCCGGACTATCCCGACCCGGAGCACTTCGGCTGGCAGAAGAGATACGCGCTCACGTCGTCGCGCTTCGGCGCAGCGCCAGCGGAACCGACCCACGACAACTGGGGTCCAATCGTCGTGCCGGCCAACCATTTCTTCATGATGGGCGACAACCGGTATGATTCGAAGGACAGCCGGTACTGGGGTTTCGTCCCACGGGAGAATGTGCGCGGACGTCCTATGTTCGTGTACTACTCCTACAACGCGGATGACTCGGACCGGCCGTTGCCGTTCATAACCGACATCCGCTGGTCACGACTGGGACATTGGATCAAGTAG
- a CDS encoding SRPBCC domain-containing protein produces the protein MSASADSTGLSAPATTGPELHITRFFDAPRELVFQAWTDPEHLERWENAPVGFTVTTVKSEIRPGGEYRVCMRSPEGVDHWLQGVYTEVVPPERLSFTHTWLRADGTPGVETHVTLTFADRGNRTELTLHQTGFDTVASRDGHDGGWSSTFDRLAGYLADLHARSSNPHQTQS, from the coding sequence ATGTCCGCAAGCGCAGATAGCACTGGACTCAGCGCGCCGGCGACAACTGGACCGGAACTGCACATCACGCGTTTCTTCGACGCGCCGCGCGAGCTCGTGTTCCAGGCGTGGACCGATCCCGAGCATCTCGAGCGATGGGAGAACGCGCCGGTTGGATTCACGGTGACCACTGTCAAATCCGAGATACGGCCCGGCGGCGAGTACAGGGTCTGCATGCGCTCGCCCGAAGGGGTCGATCACTGGCTGCAGGGTGTGTACACCGAAGTGGTTCCTCCCGAGCGGCTCTCGTTCACTCACACGTGGCTGCGCGCAGACGGCACACCCGGCGTGGAAACTCACGTCACACTCACATTCGCCGATCGCGGAAACCGGACCGAGCTCACGCTTCACCAGACCGGCTTCGACACCGTTGCTTCGCGTGACGGCCACGACGGCGGCTGGAGCAGCACTTTCGATCGCCTCGCCGGCTACCTCGCCGACCTGCATGCGCGATCCTCCAACCCACACCAGACACAGTCATGA
- a CDS encoding ABC transporter permease has translation MADTASKLWAIVRREYIERVRTRWFMISTIFAPLLFAAIAFLPLLLMTKDAKSVAPRVLIIDATQQGLGKYVARSLAVLRSTSEDATTADVRIVSPDSLARAREDATSQVARRLANGFVVLDSATLRGDTAGYAGRQADSKSDRLTIANSVRSGLIALRLERGGLSAPAIDSVVSAPIPTIQAVSINDTGRDVTTPAKAIIATIVAFFLYMSIIIYGQNMLSGVIEEKMSRVSEIVISSVKPETLLAGKVIGVTAVGLTQQIVWVGGTVLLISARTMLFGAPAIAKAQAAGAAGGFGSNDMLAALVATPWSWVVLVLVLFLLGLLFYGALYAAVGATVGSEQDARQAAFPVVLLLVLTAVLISPTVQNPTSTLAVTMSMLPFSSPIILPIRMAITNVPTIQVVASLAILVLSCLGAIWLAGRIYRVGLLMYGKRPTLSEVRRWIFTS, from the coding sequence ATGGCTGATACGGCATCGAAACTCTGGGCGATCGTGCGGCGCGAATACATCGAACGCGTGCGCACACGATGGTTCATGATATCAACGATATTCGCGCCCTTGCTGTTCGCGGCGATCGCATTCCTGCCGTTGCTGCTCATGACCAAGGACGCGAAATCAGTTGCGCCACGCGTTCTGATCATCGACGCAACGCAACAGGGGCTCGGCAAATACGTCGCGCGCTCGCTCGCGGTGCTGCGCAGCACATCCGAAGACGCGACTACCGCAGACGTCCGGATCGTATCCCCGGATTCGCTTGCGCGCGCGCGCGAGGACGCGACGTCCCAAGTCGCGCGTCGGCTCGCCAACGGATTCGTCGTCCTCGATTCAGCGACGTTGCGGGGCGACACGGCGGGGTATGCCGGACGACAGGCGGACTCCAAGAGCGATCGCCTCACCATCGCGAACTCGGTTCGTTCCGGATTGATCGCCCTGCGTCTCGAAAGAGGGGGGCTGTCGGCACCCGCGATCGACAGCGTCGTGTCAGCGCCAATTCCCACGATTCAGGCGGTCTCGATCAACGATACCGGACGGGATGTCACCACTCCGGCGAAGGCGATCATCGCCACGATCGTCGCGTTCTTCCTGTACATGTCGATCATCATCTACGGGCAGAACATGCTGAGCGGCGTGATCGAGGAGAAAATGTCGCGCGTGTCCGAGATCGTCATCTCGAGCGTGAAGCCGGAAACTCTGCTCGCGGGCAAGGTGATCGGCGTGACGGCGGTCGGTCTCACGCAGCAGATCGTCTGGGTCGGTGGCACGGTCCTGCTCATCTCCGCACGCACGATGCTGTTCGGTGCACCGGCGATCGCCAAGGCACAGGCTGCGGGCGCGGCCGGAGGGTTCGGCTCGAACGACATGCTTGCGGCGCTCGTCGCCACACCATGGAGCTGGGTGGTTCTCGTGCTCGTCCTCTTCCTGCTCGGCCTGCTCTTCTACGGTGCACTGTACGCCGCCGTCGGCGCGACGGTCGGCAGCGAACAGGATGCGCGGCAGGCGGCGTTCCCCGTGGTGTTGCTGCTCGTCCTGACCGCGGTGCTTATCTCGCCCACGGTTCAGAATCCGACCAGCACGCTCGCAGTCACGATGTCGATGCTGCCGTTCTCGTCGCCGATCATTCTGCCGATACGAATGGCGATCACGAACGTTCCGACCATTCAGGTAGTCGCGAGTCTCGCGATTCTTGTCCTGAGCTGCCTCGGCGCGATCTGGCTGGCGGGACGGATCTACCGCGTTGGACTGCTCATGTATGGAAAACGGCCGACGCTGTCGGAAGTGAGGAGATGGATCTTCACGTCGTGA
- a CDS encoding SDR family NAD(P)-dependent oxidoreductase, giving the protein MSRPLDGTVALVTGASSGIGAATARFLANAGAAVTLAARRVDRLAELSDEITKAGGRALIHETDVTDPIQARAMVETTVHDLGRLDIVINNAGVMLLGPIEDAPMEEWERMVHLNVLGLLYTAHAALPHLLKAAEIGPRRVADIINISSVAGRVARRGSGVYNLTKFGVGAFSESLRQEVTGRHVRVALVEPGAVTTELTSHLRPEIREQTAQRLANIERLHADDIADAITYMVTRPRRVAINEMLIRPTEQEM; this is encoded by the coding sequence ATGTCACGACCTCTCGATGGAACAGTCGCACTCGTAACGGGAGCCAGCAGCGGCATTGGCGCGGCGACGGCTCGTTTTCTCGCCAACGCCGGTGCCGCTGTAACGCTCGCCGCGCGCCGAGTCGATCGGCTGGCGGAATTATCGGACGAAATCACGAAAGCGGGTGGACGCGCGCTCATTCACGAGACCGACGTCACCGACCCGATACAGGCACGGGCGATGGTCGAGACGACCGTGCACGACCTTGGCCGGCTCGACATCGTCATCAACAACGCCGGCGTGATGCTGCTCGGCCCCATCGAGGACGCGCCGATGGAGGAATGGGAGCGCATGGTGCACCTCAACGTGCTCGGCCTGCTCTACACTGCGCACGCGGCGCTGCCGCATCTGTTGAAGGCCGCGGAGATCGGACCGCGCCGTGTTGCGGATATCATCAACATCAGCTCCGTCGCGGGGCGTGTGGCGCGCCGCGGCTCCGGCGTGTACAACCTCACCAAGTTCGGAGTTGGTGCGTTCAGCGAGTCGCTGCGGCAGGAAGTTACGGGTCGCCACGTGCGCGTCGCACTGGTCGAGCCGGGTGCTGTCACCACGGAGCTGACCAGTCACCTGCGCCCGGAGATCCGCGAACAGACCGCGCAGCGGTTGGCGAACATCGAGCGGCTGCACGCGGACGACATCGCCGATGCGATCACGTACATGGTGACGCGGCCGCGGCGTGTCGCGATCAACGAGATGCTGATCCGGCCGACTGAACAGGAGATGTAG
- a CDS encoding DinB family protein: MTARSAPLSITTDVLRHQAGMVHQVVKLNVEGVTQSESLIQPQPAGNCLNWVVGHLLAVYHQVLPLLGQQPVIESSVIQRYNRGSAPMLDGTEALDISELTAAWDECCMRVDAGLAGLSAETLAAPAPRSPTGNPDETIGSLLSTVCWHQAYHAGQTGILRRIAGKPGAIK; encoded by the coding sequence ATGACAGCACGCTCCGCCCCTCTCTCGATCACGACGGACGTCCTGCGCCACCAGGCGGGGATGGTTCATCAGGTCGTCAAGCTGAACGTCGAGGGAGTCACGCAATCCGAGTCACTGATCCAGCCGCAGCCAGCAGGAAATTGCCTCAACTGGGTGGTCGGCCATCTGCTCGCGGTGTACCATCAGGTGCTGCCGCTGCTCGGCCAGCAGCCCGTAATCGAGAGCAGCGTGATCCAACGCTACAATCGCGGGTCGGCGCCAATGCTTGATGGCACGGAGGCGCTGGACATATCCGAGCTCACAGCTGCATGGGATGAATGTTGCATGCGTGTGGACGCGGGACTCGCTGGTCTCTCAGCCGAGACGCTCGCAGCGCCGGCACCGAGGAGCCCGACGGGCAACCCCGATGAAACCATCGGTTCGCTGCTCAGCACGGTATGTTGGCATCAGGCATATCACGCTGGCCAGACTGGTATCCTTCGTCGAATCGCCGGTAAGCCCGGCGCGATAAAATGA
- a CDS encoding SWIB/MDM2 domain-containing protein, producing the protein MPAKKKSTAKKSSAKKAPAKKAAAKKAPAKKAAAKKAPAKKKAAARKPNAAFMKAMTPSPELAAVVGSKPMPRTEITKKLWVYIKKNNLQDPKERRMINADDNLKAVFNGKKQVSMFDMTKLVNKHLKD; encoded by the coding sequence ATGCCAGCGAAGAAGAAGAGCACGGCCAAGAAGTCGTCAGCGAAGAAGGCGCCGGCCAAGAAGGCCGCTGCTAAAAAGGCACCAGCCAAGAAGGCAGCTGCCAAGAAGGCGCCTGCCAAGAAGAAAGCGGCAGCTCGCAAGCCGAATGCAGCTTTCATGAAGGCGATGACGCCTTCGCCAGAACTCGCGGCCGTCGTCGGCAGCAAGCCGATGCCGCGCACTGAGATCACCAAGAAGCTGTGGGTGTACATCAAGAAGAACAATCTGCAGGACCCCAAGGAGCGTCGCATGATCAATGCTGACGACAACCTGAAGGCCGTGTTCAACGGAAAGAAGCAGGTGTCGATGTTCGATATGACGAAGCTTGTCAACAAGCACCTCAAGGATTGA
- a CDS encoding sigma-70 family RNA polymerase sigma factor, with protein MTDIERLFKSYHATLVRYLTRRLGDRDWAEEIAQETFVRALRQNTLTNERAWLFAVATNLVRDDARRSERQRRHLILLRAEQAAEAAENAGQDDGNDGPSPERARETALARRAVDSLAERDRMALLLREEGLAYGEIAEALNLSVNSMGTTLSRARRRLVETYEEMQREAAGRERNG; from the coding sequence ATGACTGACATTGAGCGGCTGTTCAAGAGCTATCACGCGACGCTCGTCCGGTATCTCACGCGTCGTCTGGGCGATCGTGACTGGGCGGAGGAGATTGCACAGGAGACATTCGTGCGTGCACTGCGGCAAAATACGCTCACGAACGAGCGCGCGTGGCTCTTTGCAGTGGCGACGAACCTCGTTCGGGACGATGCGCGTCGCAGCGAGCGTCAAAGGCGGCATCTCATTCTGCTTCGCGCTGAGCAGGCGGCGGAAGCGGCCGAGAACGCTGGACAGGATGATGGAAATGATGGGCCATCTCCCGAGCGCGCGCGCGAAACGGCGCTCGCTCGAAGAGCGGTGGACTCACTCGCCGAGCGTGACAGAATGGCGTTGCTGCTGCGCGAGGAGGGGTTGGCTTATGGTGAGATTGCGGAGGCGTTGAATCTGTCGGTGAACTCGATGGGTACCACGCTGTCACGTGCGCGGCGAAGGTTGGTCGAGACGTACGAGGAGATGCAACGCGAAGCAGCGGGGAGGGAGCGCAATGGCTGA
- a CDS encoding metalloregulator ArsR/SmtB family transcription factor has protein sequence MLQNSTSLDATFAALADPTRRAILARLTTGEASVSELAQPFSISQPAVSRHLKVLEGAGLISRGRDAQWRPARLEAGPLREIADWVEQYRHFWDARFDALDNYLKTIQHKGKRHVRKRR, from the coding sequence ATGCTCCAGAACTCAACCAGTCTCGACGCCACGTTCGCGGCCCTCGCCGACCCCACCCGGCGCGCAATCCTCGCGCGCCTCACCACGGGAGAGGCGTCGGTAAGCGAGCTGGCCCAACCGTTCTCCATCAGCCAGCCCGCGGTCTCGCGGCATCTCAAGGTGCTGGAAGGCGCCGGACTGATCTCGCGAGGACGCGACGCGCAGTGGCGGCCGGCTCGCCTGGAAGCCGGCCCGCTCCGGGAAATAGCGGATTGGGTCGAACAGTATCGCCACTTCTGGGACGCGCGCTTCGACGCGCTGGATAACTACCTCAAGACCATCCAACACAAGGGGAAGAGACATGTCCGCAAGCGCAGATAG
- the pruA gene encoding L-glutamate gamma-semialdehyde dehydrogenase, translated as MSAFNGNRRVPPPANEPVKTYAPGTPERTELKSRLASMAAERIEIPVVIGGKEFRSGKLAQAVMPHDHSHVLADWHMATPEMLQQAVAASAEARKEWSSWSWGDRAAVFLKAAELLTTTHRQTLNAATMLGQSKTPFQAEIDAACELIDFWRFNPYYAEQLYDQQPLSDHTMWNQLDYRGLEGFVYAVTPFNFTSIAGNLPTAPALMGNTVIWKPAATAILSAWYIYKLLEEAGLPPGVINFVPGDPVMVSDALLSHRDLAGVHFTGSTSVFNSMWKTIGANMSSFRSYPRIVGETGGKDFIVAHASADVDALAVAIARGGFEFQGQKCSAASRVYVPESIWPRVKERVVGIMQQLRMGDPTDFRNFMGAVIDNRAFKKISDYVEHGRANASIVQGGVAKGDTGYFIEPTLVETRDPSYKLLCEEIFGPVVTAHVYRDSEYEAMLRTVDSTSPYALTGAIFSQDRAAVRTAMNILRDSAGNFYINDKPTGAVVGQQPFGGARGSGTNDKAGSQLNLVRWVSARSVKETFSPPHDFRYPYMAEE; from the coding sequence ATGTCAGCATTCAACGGTAACAGACGAGTCCCTCCTCCGGCCAACGAGCCGGTGAAAACATACGCGCCCGGAACGCCGGAGCGCACCGAGCTGAAATCGCGCCTCGCGTCGATGGCGGCGGAGCGCATCGAGATCCCGGTCGTCATCGGCGGCAAGGAATTTCGGAGCGGCAAGCTCGCGCAGGCCGTGATGCCGCACGACCACTCGCACGTCCTGGCCGACTGGCACATGGCGACGCCCGAGATGCTGCAGCAGGCAGTTGCGGCATCAGCGGAAGCGCGCAAGGAATGGAGCTCCTGGTCCTGGGGCGACCGCGCGGCGGTCTTTCTCAAGGCGGCGGAGCTGCTCACCACCACGCACCGTCAGACGCTCAACGCCGCGACGATGCTGGGCCAGTCGAAAACTCCGTTCCAGGCCGAGATCGATGCTGCGTGCGAGCTGATCGACTTCTGGCGCTTCAATCCGTATTACGCCGAGCAACTGTATGATCAGCAGCCGCTCAGCGACCACACGATGTGGAATCAGCTGGATTACCGCGGACTGGAAGGCTTCGTGTACGCGGTCACTCCGTTCAACTTCACGTCGATCGCGGGCAATCTTCCGACCGCGCCGGCACTGATGGGCAACACCGTCATCTGGAAGCCTGCTGCGACGGCGATCCTGAGCGCGTGGTACATCTACAAGCTTCTGGAAGAAGCCGGCCTGCCGCCGGGCGTAATCAACTTCGTTCCCGGCGACCCCGTGATGGTGTCCGATGCGCTGCTGTCGCACAGGGATCTCGCTGGTGTGCACTTCACCGGAAGCACCAGCGTGTTCAACAGCATGTGGAAGACGATCGGCGCGAACATGTCGTCGTTCCGTTCGTATCCGCGCATCGTGGGCGAGACCGGCGGCAAGGACTTCATCGTAGCGCACGCCTCGGCGGACGTCGACGCACTCGCCGTCGCGATCGCGCGCGGTGGGTTCGAGTTCCAGGGCCAGAAGTGCTCGGCGGCGAGCAGGGTTTACGTACCGGAGAGCATCTGGCCCAGGGTCAAGGAGCGCGTCGTGGGAATCATGCAGCAGCTTCGCATGGGCGATCCCACGGACTTCCGCAACTTCATGGGTGCGGTGATCGACAACCGCGCATTCAAGAAGATCAGCGATTACGTCGAGCACGGCCGCGCGAATGCGAGCATCGTGCAGGGCGGCGTTGCGAAGGGCGACACCGGCTACTTCATCGAGCCGACACTCGTCGAGACTCGCGACCCGTCGTACAAGCTGCTGTGCGAGGAGATTTTTGGACCGGTCGTGACTGCGCACGTGTATCGCGACAGCGAGTACGAGGCGATGCTGCGAACGGTAGACAGCACGTCACCATACGCTCTCACCGGCGCCATCTTCTCGCAGGATCGCGCCGCCGTGCGCACCGCGATGAACATCCTGCGCGACAGTGCCGGCAACTTCTACATCAACGACAAGCCGACCGGCGCGGTGGTGGGACAGCAACCGTTCGGCGGCGCGCGTGGATCGGGAACGAACGACAAGGCGGGATCGCAGCTCAATCTCGTACGCTGGGTTTCGGCGCGATCCGTGAAGGAAACATTCTCGCCGCCGCACGATTTCCGTTATCCGTACATGGCGGAAGAATAG
- a CDS encoding BrxA/BrxB family bacilliredoxin, with protein sequence MYDERLVTPMRAELTRLGVEEMRTAAEVDAKLKDSKGTTLVVVNSVCGCAARNARPAVAKAITNAKKPDTLTTVFAGQDVDAVQRARSYFLGYPPSSPQIGLLKDGKIVYMLERHQIEGRSADDIATDLTHAFDQYCA encoded by the coding sequence ATGTACGACGAACGACTAGTTACTCCGATGCGCGCCGAGCTGACGCGTCTTGGTGTTGAAGAGATGCGGACCGCCGCCGAGGTGGACGCGAAGTTGAAGGATTCGAAGGGAACGACCCTGGTGGTCGTCAATTCCGTCTGCGGCTGTGCCGCCCGTAACGCCCGTCCGGCGGTCGCGAAGGCGATCACCAACGCGAAGAAGCCCGACACCCTGACGACGGTATTCGCCGGCCAGGACGTCGATGCAGTGCAGCGCGCACGCAGCTACTTCCTGGGCTACCCACCCTCGTCACCACAGATCGGGCTGCTCAAGGACGGCAAGATCGTCTACATGCTCGAGCGTCACCAGATCGAGGGGCGTTCCGCGGATGACATCGCAACTGATCTGACGCATGCGTTCGATCAGTACTGTGCGTAG
- a CDS encoding carboxypeptidase-like regulatory domain-containing protein, whose product MAENGSSGEPHVDEGTMHAWLDGALPADEGRAVELHVASCETCAAAAAEARGLIAASTRILSALDDVPGDVVPVSARPVPAAFDLQTSASRRAKPVRGVRAYVSIAAAAVVVVALGLVVREKSAPVTRAAPSVAARAIDTDIGGGVVPQAESSVAIASAAPKGTSHDGTQKPRVPSPAAPKSQVAVAPKSHGESLSAVAVAGVAAAAKAAPSADSLTVTGRVTAVATGLPLADARVSVAGTDAVAATDSTGRFKVSVAQAGSHVLTARKIGFAANSATVNLQADSVAQVTLALPSQSTALAEVVTTAAAGVLQRTGGFAKPLPSITGARVISSNVYDAGTSRVRHTTFQLDSGSTVTLDERRPIAAPPAAEDRSDTSAHVDAGVRAAPLALRSPSGLATRAITWTSVDGTSFTLSGPLSLKELEQLKNRIVP is encoded by the coding sequence ATGGCTGAGAACGGATCTTCAGGCGAGCCGCACGTGGACGAGGGGACGATGCACGCGTGGCTGGATGGAGCGCTGCCGGCGGATGAGGGGAGGGCCGTCGAGCTGCATGTAGCGTCGTGCGAGACGTGTGCGGCCGCTGCTGCGGAGGCGCGCGGGCTCATCGCTGCATCGACGCGGATACTTTCGGCGCTCGACGACGTGCCGGGTGATGTTGTTCCTGTGAGTGCCCGTCCAGTGCCCGCGGCGTTCGATTTGCAGACTTCAGCGTCGCGTCGTGCGAAACCGGTGAGGGGCGTTCGCGCGTATGTGTCGATTGCAGCTGCGGCCGTGGTTGTAGTGGCTCTTGGGTTGGTGGTGCGGGAAAAGTCTGCGCCGGTCACGCGCGCGGCACCGTCTGTAGCGGCGCGGGCCATTGATACCGACATCGGTGGTGGCGTAGTACCACAGGCTGAAAGTTCGGTGGCGATTGCTTCGGCTGCGCCTAAGGGTACGAGTCACGACGGAACGCAGAAGCCTCGCGTACCGTCGCCGGCTGCGCCGAAATCGCAGGTCGCGGTAGCGCCGAAATCACATGGCGAGTCTTTATCCGCAGTCGCAGTCGCAGGCGTTGCAGCGGCGGCGAAGGCCGCACCATCGGCGGATTCGCTCACCGTCACAGGCCGAGTGACGGCCGTCGCGACGGGGCTTCCACTCGCTGATGCGCGCGTGAGCGTCGCGGGAACCGACGCGGTCGCCGCGACCGACTCGACCGGGAGGTTCAAGGTTTCGGTGGCCCAGGCGGGATCGCACGTATTGACGGCGCGTAAGATCGGCTTTGCAGCGAACAGCGCGACCGTGAACCTGCAGGCGGATAGCGTTGCGCAGGTAACCCTGGCGCTTCCGAGCCAGTCAACTGCGCTCGCGGAGGTCGTGACGACCGCCGCAGCCGGAGTGTTGCAACGCACGGGGGGATTTGCGAAGCCGCTGCCGTCGATCACTGGCGCGCGCGTGATCTCGAGCAATGTCTACGATGCCGGCACGTCGCGCGTCCGACACACCACGTTCCAGCTCGACTCCGGCTCCACTGTGACGTTGGACGAACGACGGCCGATCGCTGCGCCGCCTGCGGCTGAAGATCGGTCCGATACTTCAGCGCACGTTGATGCAGGAGTGCGTGCAGCGCCGCTTGCATTGCGCTCGCCGTCGGGGTTGGCGACGCGAGCGATTACGTGGACGTCCGTCGACGGCACGTCGTTCACGCTCTCCGGTCCGCTATCGTTGAAGGAGCTGGAACAGCTGAAGAACCGGATCGTTCCCTGA